A region from the Drosophila bipectinata strain 14024-0381.07 chromosome 3R, DbipHiC1v2, whole genome shotgun sequence genome encodes:
- the Cdep gene encoding FERM, ARHGEF and pleckstrin domain-containing protein 1 isoform X5: MSLADMGTASRSAGGGGGGRHYDLASGGGGGLPGGRMTHSLSTPSGVDGTPSTPRHRGGKKLTVRIQMLDDSVTMFQVQAKALGKVLFEQVCRQLNLLEADYFGLEYQEVSTHTKYWLDLEKPMNRQVGLSLIDPVLRFCIKFYTPDPAQLEEEYTRYLFCLQIKRDLATGSLQCNDNTAALMASYIVQASCGDFVPEDYPDHTYLSSYRFVPHQDATMQRKIMENHKKHVGQSPAEADLNLLETARRCELYGMKMHPAKDVEGVPLNLAVAHMGITVFQNITRINTFSWAKIRKISFKRKRFLVKLHPEGYGYYKDTVEFFFEGRNECKNFWKKCVENHGFFRCTAVQNTPRRKTRVLSRGSSFRYSGKTQKQIIEFVRENYVKRQNFQSGMGLSQSMQRLDDPFSDEEGSGYLGSPTRQSYRPHAFSSHSSPGGDLSDEELCTGLANLAGGSGMLGGGTATPLGSGYGPNEFEPLAFTTGSAVVDFAQPQQQPPPARSRSGSCASRRSQFRCLSWHQWKHVAGQAR, from the exons ATGTCTCTGGCCGACATGGGCACTGCCTCGCGGTCCGCCGGCGGCGGAGGAGGTGGTCGCCACTATGACCTGGCCagcggcggtggtggcggtCTGCCCGGCGGGCGGATGACACACTCCCTGAGCACACCCTCCGGCGTGGATGGCACTCCCTCGACGCCCAGACACCGGGGAGGCAAGAAGCTGACGGTTCGCATACAAATGCTGGATGATTCGGTGACCATGTTTCAAGTTCAG GCAAAAGCATTGGGCAAAGTCCTGTTCGAGCAAGTGTGTCGCCAGCTTAATCTTCTCGAGGCCGACTACTTTGGCTTGGAGTACCAGGAGGTCTCCACTCATACCAAATACTGGCTGGATCTGGAGAAGCCAATGAACCGTCAGGTGGGCCTGTCCCTCATCGATCCAGTGCTGCGATTCTGCATTAAATTCTATACCCCGGACCCAGCCCAGCTGGAGGAGGAGTACACCAG GTATCTATTCTGCCTGCAAATCAAACGAGACCTGGCCACCGGCAGCCTGCAGTGCAACGACAATACGGCGGCCCTGATGGCCAGCTACATTGTTCAGGCCTCGTGCGGGGACTTTGTGCCCGAGGACTATCCCGACCACACGTATCTGTCGTCGTACCGCTTTGTGCCCCATCAGGACGCCACCATGCAGCGCAAGATAATGGAGAACCACAAGAAGCACGT TGGTCAGTCCCCGGCGGAGGCGGATCTCAACCTGCTGGAGACGGCACGGCGGTGTGAGCTTTATGGCATGAAAATGCATCCCGCCAAGGACGTGGAGGGGGTTCCCCTGAACCTGGCAGTTGCCCACATGGGCATCACGGTCTTCCAGAACATCACGCGCATCAATACCTTCTCCTGGGCCAAGATACGGAAGATTTCCTTCAAGCGCAAACGCTTTCTGGTCAAGCTGCACCCCGAGGGTTAC GGCTACTACAAGGACACTGTGGAATTCTTCTTCGAAGGCCGCAACGAGTGCAAGAACTTTTGGAAGAAGTGCGTCGAGAACCACGGCTTCTTCCGCTGTACGGCTGTGCAAAATACGCCCCGTCGCAAGACCCGGGTGCTGTCCCGCGGCAGCTCGTTCCG ATACAGCGGCAAAACGCAAAAGCAGATTATTGAATTTGTGCGCGAGAATTATGTAAAGAGGCAGAACTTCCAAAG CGGCATGGGACTATCGCAATCAATGCAGCGACTCGATGACCCCTTCTCTGACGAAGAAGGCAGCGGATACCTTGGATCGCCGACGCGACAATCCTACCGACCACATGCGTTCTCAA GTCACAGCAGCCCAGGTGGAGATCTATCAGACGAAGAACTATGCACCGGACTCGCCAACCTCGCCGGAGGAAGCGGGATGCTCGGCGGCGGAACGGCAACACCACTCGGCAGCGGCTATGGACCAAATGAATTCGAACCGCTCGCTTTCACCACAGGGTCCGCAGTCGTGGACTTCGCccagccacagcagcagcctCCACCAGCGCGCTCCCGATCAGGCTCGTGTGCATCCAGGAGATCACAATTTAG
- the Cdep gene encoding FERM, ARHGEF and pleckstrin domain-containing protein 1 isoform X4, translated as MSLADMGTASRSAGGGGGGRHYDLASGGGGGLPGGRMTHSLSTPSGVDGTPSTPRHRGGKKLTVRIQMLDDSVTMFQVQAKALGKVLFEQVCRQLNLLEADYFGLEYQEVSTHTKYWLDLEKPMNRQVGLSLIDPVLRFCIKFYTPDPAQLEEEYTRYLFCLQIKRDLATGSLQCNDNTAALMASYIVQASCGDFVPEDYPDHTYLSSYRFVPHQDATMQRKIMENHKKHVGQSPAEADLNLLETARRCELYGMKMHPAKDVEGVPLNLAVAHMGITVFQNITRINTFSWAKIRKISFKRKRFLVKLHPEGYGYYKDTVEFFFEGRNECKNFWKKCVENHGFFRCTAVQNTPRRKTRVLSRGSSFRYSGKTQKQIIEFVRENYVKRQNFQSGMGLSQSMQRLDDPFSDEEGSGYLGSPTRQSYRPHAFSSHSSPGGDLSDEELCTGLANLAGGSGMLGGGTATPLGSGYGPNEFEPLAFTTGSAVVDFAQPQQQPPPARSRSGSCASRRSQFRSEPLVPLVQQQHPSSSLSGIPSVCPCVAAAHQHQHAQQQHQQQHHQHYAQHPHTGSFGGSQQLHGIGGGAGACGHGGGGGAYGGGGGGGVGRGGSGFGLDGIYHQSGDYGGSLSGGSIGLGLGIGLGLGQCPSSAASVTGVPVANCHPSPL; from the exons ATGTCTCTGGCCGACATGGGCACTGCCTCGCGGTCCGCCGGCGGCGGAGGAGGTGGTCGCCACTATGACCTGGCCagcggcggtggtggcggtCTGCCCGGCGGGCGGATGACACACTCCCTGAGCACACCCTCCGGCGTGGATGGCACTCCCTCGACGCCCAGACACCGGGGAGGCAAGAAGCTGACGGTTCGCATACAAATGCTGGATGATTCGGTGACCATGTTTCAAGTTCAG GCAAAAGCATTGGGCAAAGTCCTGTTCGAGCAAGTGTGTCGCCAGCTTAATCTTCTCGAGGCCGACTACTTTGGCTTGGAGTACCAGGAGGTCTCCACTCATACCAAATACTGGCTGGATCTGGAGAAGCCAATGAACCGTCAGGTGGGCCTGTCCCTCATCGATCCAGTGCTGCGATTCTGCATTAAATTCTATACCCCGGACCCAGCCCAGCTGGAGGAGGAGTACACCAG GTATCTATTCTGCCTGCAAATCAAACGAGACCTGGCCACCGGCAGCCTGCAGTGCAACGACAATACGGCGGCCCTGATGGCCAGCTACATTGTTCAGGCCTCGTGCGGGGACTTTGTGCCCGAGGACTATCCCGACCACACGTATCTGTCGTCGTACCGCTTTGTGCCCCATCAGGACGCCACCATGCAGCGCAAGATAATGGAGAACCACAAGAAGCACGT TGGTCAGTCCCCGGCGGAGGCGGATCTCAACCTGCTGGAGACGGCACGGCGGTGTGAGCTTTATGGCATGAAAATGCATCCCGCCAAGGACGTGGAGGGGGTTCCCCTGAACCTGGCAGTTGCCCACATGGGCATCACGGTCTTCCAGAACATCACGCGCATCAATACCTTCTCCTGGGCCAAGATACGGAAGATTTCCTTCAAGCGCAAACGCTTTCTGGTCAAGCTGCACCCCGAGGGTTAC GGCTACTACAAGGACACTGTGGAATTCTTCTTCGAAGGCCGCAACGAGTGCAAGAACTTTTGGAAGAAGTGCGTCGAGAACCACGGCTTCTTCCGCTGTACGGCTGTGCAAAATACGCCCCGTCGCAAGACCCGGGTGCTGTCCCGCGGCAGCTCGTTCCG ATACAGCGGCAAAACGCAAAAGCAGATTATTGAATTTGTGCGCGAGAATTATGTAAAGAGGCAGAACTTCCAAAG CGGCATGGGACTATCGCAATCAATGCAGCGACTCGATGACCCCTTCTCTGACGAAGAAGGCAGCGGATACCTTGGATCGCCGACGCGACAATCCTACCGACCACATGCGTTCTCAA GTCACAGCAGCCCAGGTGGAGATCTATCAGACGAAGAACTATGCACCGGACTCGCCAACCTCGCCGGAGGAAGCGGGATGCTCGGCGGCGGAACGGCAACACCACTCGGCAGCGGCTATGGACCAAATGAATTCGAACCGCTCGCTTTCACCACAGGGTCCGCAGTCGTGGACTTCGCccagccacagcagcagcctCCACCAGCGCGCTCCCGATCAGGCTCGTGTGCATCCAGGAGATCACAATTTAG GTCTGAGCCACTTGTCCCACTTGTACAGCAGCAGCACCCATCGTCGAGTCTCAGTGGGATCCCAAGCGTATGTCCCTGCGTCGCCGCAGCTCATCAGCATCAACAcgcacagcagcagcaccaacaacaacatcatcaACACTATGCTCAGCACCCACACACCGGTTCGTTCGGTGGATCTCAACAGCTCCATGGAATTGGAGGAGGAGCCGGGGCCTGCGGACACGGAGGAGGAGGGGGAGCCTAtgggggaggaggaggaggaggagttgGTCGAGGAGGAAGCGGATTCGGACTTGACGGCATCTACCACCAATCGGGAGACTATGGTGGCAGCCTCAGTGGCGGGAGCATCGGCCTCGGGCTTGGCATCGGGCTCGGGCTTGGCCAGTGCCCATCGTCAGCAGCTTCGGTCACAGGAGTCCCAGTCGCAAACTGTCACCCCAGTCCATTATAG